Proteins co-encoded in one Gouania willdenowi chromosome 1, fGouWil2.1, whole genome shotgun sequence genomic window:
- the LOC114469754 gene encoding E3 ubiquitin/ISG15 ligase TRIM25-like, with amino-acid sequence MAEADSAQFSLLTLEEELTCSICLSTFVNPVTTPCGHNFCQECLLETWKDSYCCPQCRTDFATKPELKKNTVLCTVVDTFNQRANKEEDKVEKMEVEKMEVEKMEGILCDTCMQEEAVKTCLTCMASFCEQHLRPHQVNPIYSVHQLKEPIADLKERICSQHHKLMELFCSQHLQPICSQCLQSQHRGCSFTSPEEQRSLKESDLRTKLTFLDGKISQTETVLAEMRDKQNRLKDSATNRKKIISGEYQQIRDMLSREEHDALNVVEREMESGQSKFKNLAKKFNENINNMSSAKEEIHSLLSASNTMAFLQASVDIPQAASFDPFAPRINLDSKKVIVSNTFAVSLKEHLVEIFKQPLEARLPITKPGSDSKPPSYLSHQASEPLPLSTRQGSSPSSKSGAKKKPAEHIKKYGKSLDGGTECTTKSMDNLLEFLSQVEVGGASAATQLQEKQPEHLDGHLNMSNSVKRSDLLKFATVLTLDHKTAHKRIMLTDGFTKALVSDEHMNYPDHPKRFAVCSQVLAYKGFSTGRHYWEVRLSSNNFIGIGLAYGSIDRKGPTSRLGRNAQSWCVEWFNVKLSAWHNNSETVLANPSPKRVGVLLDCKEGTATFYSVADRAYAFHTFVFPFVEAVYPAFWIFSSGSSISLCKLQA; translated from the exons ATGGCCGAGGCGGACTCAGCCCAGTTCTCCCTGCTGACCCTGGAGGAGGAACTGACCTGCAGCATCTGTCTGAGCACCTTCGTCAACCCAGTGACGACCCCCTGCGGTCACAACTTCTGCCAGGAGTGTCTGCTGGAAACCTGGAAGGACTCGTACTGCTGCCCGCAGTGTCGCACTGACTTCGCCACCAAACCTGAGCTGAAGAAGAACACGGTCCTCTGCACCGTGGTGGACACCTTCAACCAGAGGGCCAACAAGGAGGAGGACAAGGTGGAGAAGATGGAGGTGGAGAAGATGGAGGTGGAGAAGATGGAGGGGATCCTGTGTGACACGTGCATGCAGGAGGAGGCGGTGAAAACCTGCCTCACATGCATGGCATCCTTCTGCGAGCAGCACCTGAGGCCTCACCAG GTAAACCCCATCTACAGTGTGCACCAGCTGAAAGAGCCCATCGCTGACCTGAAGGAGAGAATCTGCTCCCAGCACCACAAGCTGATGGAGCTGTTCTGCAGCCAGCACCTCCAGCCCATCTGCAGCCAGTGTCTGCAGTCCCAGCACAGAGGATGCTCCTTCACCTCCCCGGAGGAGCAGAGGAGCCTGAAGGAG TCCGATCTGAGAACAAAGCTGACTTTCCTGGATGGAAAAATTTCCCAGACTGAGACTGTTCTTGCTGAAATGAGGGACAAGCAGAACCGGCTGAAG GACTCGGCCACCAACAGGAAGAAGATTATCTCGGGTGAGTATCAGCAGATACGGGACATGTTGTCCAGAGAGGAGCACGATGCTCTGAATGTGGTGGAGCGAGAGATGGAGAGCGGTCAGTCCAAATTCAAAAACCTCGCCAAGAAGTTCAACGAGAACATCAATAACATGAGCTCAGCTAAAGAAGAAATCCACAGCCTGTTGAGTGCCTCCAACACCATGGCATTCCTACAG GCCTCAGTTGACATTCCACAAGCTGCATCTTTTGACCCGTTCGCCCCTCGGATCAACCTGGACTCCAAGAAGGTGATCGTATCCAATACCTTTGCTGTTTCTCTGAAGGAACATCTGGTAGAGATCTTCAAACAGCCGCTGGAAGCCCGGCTTCCCATCACCAAACCAG gCTCTGATTCAAAACCTCCAAGCTACTTGAGTCATCAAGCCTCAG AGCCGTTGCCGTTATCGACACGCCAAGGCTCAAGCCCATCGTCCAAATCAGGTGCAAAGAAGAAGCCTGCAG agCATATCAAAAAGTATGGAAAGTCTCTTGATGGAGGTACTGAATGTACAACCAAATCCATGGATAACCTTTTGGAGTTTCTTTCTCAAGTCGAGGTGGGAGGTGCATCTGCTGCGACTCAGCTCCAGGAGAAACAACCAG AACATCTGGACGGTCACCTGAACATGTCTAATTCTGTGAAGAGAAGCGATCTCCTGAAAT TTGCCACAGTCCTCACTTTGGATCACAAGACGGCTCACAAACGCATCATGCTGACTGATGGCTTCACTAAGGCCTTGGTGTCTGATGAGCACATGAACTACCCCGACCACCCCAAGCGCTTCGCCGTCTGCTCCCAGGTGCTGGCCTACAAGGGCTTCAGCACTGGGCGACACTACTGGGAGGTCCgactcagcagcaacaacttcATCGGCATCGGCTTGGCCTACGGCAGCATCGACCGCAAAGGCCCGACCAGTCGACTGGGTCGTAACGCTCAGTCCTGGTGCGTGGAGTGGTTCAACGTCAAGCTCTCTGCCTGGCACAACAACAGTGAGACTGTGCTGGCTAACCCAAGCCCGAAGCGCGTCGGTGTGCTTTTAGATTGCAAGGAGGGCACGGCGACCTTCTACAGTGTCGCCGACCGCGCGTACGCTTTCCATACCTTCGTGTTCCCCTTCGTTGAGGCCGTTTATCCAGCTTTCTGGATCTTTTCGAGTGGCTCTTCCATCTCTTTGTGCAAATTGCAGGCATAA